Below is a genomic region from Microbacterium sp. KUDC0406.
GCCCGCTGGCTGGTCGACTTCGCACGCGGCGACGCCGAGAGCGGGCTCGAATCGCTCGTGCGCCTGCGTCTGCACCTCTTGGGCATCAGCGTCGAGACGCAGGTCGACATCCCGGGCGTCGGGCGCGTCGATTTCGTGATCGACGGGCGGCTGATCATCGAGGCCGACGGCCGGGAGAACCACGAAGGTGAAGGGAATCGCCAGAAGGACCTGAGGCGGGATGCCGCCGGCATCCGCCCTCGGCTACGAATCACTGCGATTCGACTACTGGCAGATCATCGACGAGTGGGAGCGGGTGCTCCCCGCGATCCTGGCTGCGCTGGCTCGAGCTCGAGCCTGACGCCCGATCCGTGCTCTGCGGACGGCGGACCGATCAACAGACGGCGGACGATCCCCGGCGTGTCCCCCGCCGGACGCAGAACGGTCCGCCAACCGCAAGCGACACGACGACGGATGCCCCGGAGGCTCCGAGGCATCCGAACGTCCGAACGAGACTCACTCCACGGTGACGGACTTGGCCAGGTTGCGGGGCTGGTCGACGTCGAGGCCCTTCGCGGTGGCGAGCGCCATCGCGAAGATCTGCAGCGGCACGACCGCGAGCACCGGCTCGAAGAGCGCACCGGCCAGCGGAATCCGGATGACCTCGTCGGCGAACGGCAGCACCGCGGCATCCCCCTCCTCGGCCACCACGATCACGCGGGCGCCGCGAGCGCGGATCTCCTGGATGTTCGAGACGACCTTCGAGTGGATCAGCGACGAGTGCCGCGGCGACGGCACGATCACGAACACCGGCTGCCCGGCCTCGATCAGGGCGATCGGACCGTGCTTCAGCTCGCCGGCGGCGAAGCCCTCGGCGTGGATGTACGAGATCTCCTTGAGCTTGAGCGCACCCTCGAGCGCGATCGGGTAGCCCACGTGGCGGCCGAGGAACAGCACCGAGCGGGTGTCGGCCATCCAGCCGGCCAGCTGCGAGACGTGCTCCTGCTCCTCTGACAACACCTGCGCGATCTTGTCCGACAGCGACTGCAGCTCGGCGACCTCGGTCGTGGCATCCGCGTGCGTCCCGCGGACGCGACCCATGTGCAGGCCGAGCAGCAGCAGCGCGGTGATCTGCGCCGAGAACGCCTTGGTCGACGCGACCGCGACCTCGGGGCCGGCGTGGGTGTACACGACGGCGTCCGATTCGCGCGGAATGGTCGCGCCCTGAGTGTTGCAGACCGACAGCGTGCGGGCGCCGCGCTCGCGGGCGTACTTGACCGCCATCAGCGTGTCCATGGTCTCGCCGGACTGGCTGATCGAGACGACGAGGGTGTCGTCGCCGATCACCGGGTCGCGATAGCGGAACTCGTGCGCGAGCTCGACGTCGACCGGCACGCGGGCCCACTGCTCGATCGCGTACTTGCCGACCAGGGCGGCGTACGACGCTGTGCCGCACGCGGTGATGATCACGCGATTGATGCCGGTGAACAGGTCGTCCGACCCGTCGAGCTCCGGGATGATGACCTGACCCTCCTGGATGCGACCGCGGATGGTGTTCGCCACGGCCTCGGGCTGCTCGGCGACCTCCTTGGCCATGAACGACGACCAGCCACCCTTCTCGGCAGCGGCGGCGTCCCACGACACCTCGAACGGCTGCGCCTCGACCGCGTTGCCGTCGAAGTCGGTCACCGTCACCTCGGAAGGCGTGATCGCGACGATCTGGTCCTGCCCGATCGCGAGCGCGCTGCGGGTGTGCTCGACGAACGCGGCGACGTCGGAGCCGAGGAAGTTCTCCCCTTCGCCCAGCCCGATCACGAGCGGCGAGTTGCGGCGCGCGCCGACGACCAGACCGGGCTGGTCCTGGTGCATCGCCAGCAGGGTGAATGCGCCCTCCAGGCGATTCACCACGCTCTGGAACGCGGTGGCGAGGTCGCCGCTGCGGCGGTACTCCTGGCCGAGCAGCGCGGCGGCCACCTCGGTGTCGGTCTCGCTGAGGAAGGTGACGCCGGCCTCGGCCAGTTCGCCGCGCAGCACCGAGAAGTTCTCGATGATGCCGTTGTGGATGACGGCGAGCCGGCCGTCATCGGCGAGGTGCGGATGCGCGTTGACGTCGGTCGGGCCACCGTGGGTCGCCCAGCGGGTGTGCCCGATGCCCGTGCTGCCGTCCGGCAGCGCGGCATCCGCCAGCGAGTCCCGCAGCACGGCCAGCTTGCCGGCCTTCTTGCGCATGCCGAGCTCGCCGTTCTCATCGATCACGGCGATTCCGGCAGAGTCATAGCCGCGGTACTCGAGACGGGCGAGTCCGGCGAGCAGGATGTCCTGGCTGGGCCGCGGGCCCACGTATCCGACGATTCCACACATGGGTTCAAGAGTAAGGGCGCGGTTTTGCGAGGGTTCCGAACCAATCGGTTCCGGGTCGTTGAGCGGAGCGACGAAGGAGCGCAGACGAAACGCCTTCACCCCGCCAGGAGAGTCACTGCGTTTCGTCTCGCTTCGCTCGCTCAACGACCTGAGGGGCATCAGACCTTGCGCAGCTGCACCCTCTCGACCGCGTGGTCGACGCCCTTGCGCAGCACGAGCGTCGCGCGGTGCCTGGTGGGCAGCACGTTCTCGAGCAGGTTCGGCATGTTGATGTCGTTCCAGTACCCCATCGCCGTCGTGACGGCCTCGTCGTCGGTGAGGTGCGCGAACACGTTGAAGTACGACGACGGGTTGGTGAACGCACCCTTGCGCAGCGCGAGGAACCGGTCGACGTACCACTGCGCGATGTGCGCGGGGTCGGCGTCGACGTAGATCGAGAAGTCGAACAGGTCGCTCACCGCGACGTCGTTCGGCGCGGGCGGCGGCTGCAGCACGTTCAGCCCCTCCACGATGACGACGTCCGGACGGCGCACCACGACCGTGGCATCCGGGATGATGTCGTACCGCATGTGCGAGTAGAACGGCGCGCGCACCTCGTCCGCACCGCTCTTGACCTCGGTGAGGAACGAGAGCAGCGCGCGGCGGTCGTACGACTCGGGGAATCCCTTGCGGTCCATCAGGCCGCGGCGCTCCAGCTCGGCGTTCGGGTAGAGGAATCCGTCGGTGGTGACCAGCTCGACGCGCGGGGTGCCCGGCCAGCGGCTCATCAGCTCGCGCAGCAGGCGCGCGATCGTGGACTTGCCGACCGCGACCGATCCGGCCACGCCGACGACGAACGGCGTCGTGGAGTCCGGTTCCTGCAGGAACGCACTGGTCGCCGCGCCCAGGCCCTTCGTCGAGGTGGCGTAGAGGCTGAGCAGGCGGCTCAGCGGCAGATACACCTCGCTGACCTCGGTGAGGTCGAGGCGGTCGCCGATGCCGCGCAGTTCGACGACCTCGGTCTCGGTCAGCGGCTGATCCAGACCGGCGGCCAGCCGCGCCCAGTCCGCGCGATCGATCGCGCGGTACGGAGACAGCGGCAGAGTCGGGTCGGTCACCCGAACATCGTATCCGCGCCGCGGCGAGGGCGGATGCCGGTGGGCGGCTGCTCGAGCCCCGGCAATAGGCTGATCCCATGTCCGAGCACGCCGGCGACGCGCCCCTGCCTCCGCTCTGGCGGCGGATCACCGGCAGCACCTGGTTCCACCTGATCGCGGCGTTCGTGGTCGTCGGCGCGCTGCTGTCGTTCGTCGCGAAGCCGTACTGGGTGCCGTCGGGATCGATGGAGCAGACGCTGCAGGTCGGCGACCGTGTGCTGGTGAACCGCCTCGCCTACATCGGCGACGCGCATCCGGGTGACGGCGACGTCATCGTCTTCGATGCCGACGAGACGTGGGGACCGCACGCATCCGACGACGAGAATCCGCTGAAGACGGTGCTGCGCCGGCTCGGCGAGGTCAGCGGCTTCGGTCCGTCGGGCGAGCACACCCTGATCAAGCGGGTGATCGCCGGGCCGGGGCAGACGGTGTCCTGCTGCGACGCCGAGGGCAGGATGCTCGTCGACGGCGAGCCCGTCGACGAGCCGTACGTCTTCGCGGACTTCCCGTTCGAGCCCGGCGCGCTGGACTGCGAAACGACGCCGAGTTCGATGCGCTGCCTGCCCGAGGTCACGGTGCCGGAGGGCGCGTATCTGGTGCTCGGCGATCATCGGGCGAACTCGGCCGACGGCGCGTATCCATGCCGTGGACGGGTGGATCCTGACCCCGGATGCTGGCGCTGGGCGCACGACGACGACGTCGTGGGCCGTGCCGTGGTGATCCTGTTCCCGTTCGACCGCTGGTCAGGCCTCTGACAGCGCTTCCGGGTCGGCGACGTCTACGCGGGTAGATCGCCGGGAACACGGGCCGGAGAGTCGACGAGAAAAGTGCTTCCGAATCGGGCGCTGATGAGCTAGAGTCAACTCGTTCGCACCGTTGTCTGCGAGCCCCGCCGTGTGGGAACGGCGACGGTACTTCGTGATGTGGGATCACGTCGGCAGACGACACCGAGGGGTCGGTGGTGTGCGGCGAACCGTGTGCCGATCAGCACACGGCTGGGGAACAACACTGGGGAACAATGATGCGCTGGGGACTGCGTTTCATGCTGGCTCGGGGAGCCCGGGCATGACCTCCGTCGAGGACGCGCTGAGCGTCGCTCGCTTCGGGACCGTACACGTGCCGCTGGCCGCGCCGCCCGGCATGAGTGCGCCCGCGAGGCCTGATCCGTTCACGGCTCCTCCGATCACGTCGCCGACCGATGCGACGACATCGCACGGTGATGCTCCTCCCGTGCATGCGTCGACCGCTCCACGCGTCTCCGCGACGCTGGAGCACCGGTTGACGTGGGAACGGCGATACCACCGTCGGCTCGGTCTGACCGATGCCGCGGTGCTCGCCGCTGCCGCCGGCGCCGCCGCCATCAGCAGCACGCTGGGAGGCGGCCCCTCCGCCGCCGTCCTGGTGCACAGCGTGCTGCTGATGGCGATCTGGCATCTCTTCTGAGCGCCATGCACACCCGGCAGGCCGCACTCTTCCGCACCAGCGTCTCGGAGTACCGCAGCGTGGCGCACGCGACGGGTCTCGCGTTCGGCATCCTCGCGATCATCGCGGTCGTGCTGCGCCTGCCCGACATGCAGCTGACGATCATCGTCGCGCTTCCCGTGGGACTCTTCGGCCTTCTGCTGACGCGCTGGACGTGGCGCCGGTGGATGGTGGGACAGCGCCACCTCGGCCGGTTCACCTCTCGCGCACTGGTGGTCGGCAACCGCGGCGATGTCGAGTACGTGCTGAACCGGCTGCACCCGGTCGGCTCCTCGGGCTATCAGGTGCTCGGTGCGACGCTGCTCGACGCGAACGCCCGTGACCTCGAGGTCGGCGGCACGCGCTTCCCCGTACTCGGCAACGTCAACACGGTGGCGGAGGTCGCCGCGCAGCTGCACGCCGACACGATCGTCGTCGCGAGCCGCCCCGAGGGCGACCCGGACTTCGTCCGGCGCCTGAGCTGGCAGCTCGAGGGCACCGCCGCAGAGCTCGTGCTGTCGAATCCGCTCACCGACGTCGCGGGCCCCCGCATGTCGTTCTCGCCCGTGGACGGCCTTCCGCTGATCCAGGTGGAGATCCCCACCTACGAGGGC
It encodes:
- the glmS gene encoding glutamine--fructose-6-phosphate transaminase (isomerizing), producing the protein MCGIVGYVGPRPSQDILLAGLARLEYRGYDSAGIAVIDENGELGMRKKAGKLAVLRDSLADAALPDGSTGIGHTRWATHGGPTDVNAHPHLADDGRLAVIHNGIIENFSVLRGELAEAGVTFLSETDTEVAAALLGQEYRRSGDLATAFQSVVNRLEGAFTLLAMHQDQPGLVVGARRNSPLVIGLGEGENFLGSDVAAFVEHTRSALAIGQDQIVAITPSEVTVTDFDGNAVEAQPFEVSWDAAAAEKGGWSSFMAKEVAEQPEAVANTIRGRIQEGQVIIPELDGSDDLFTGINRVIITACGTASYAALVGKYAIEQWARVPVDVELAHEFRYRDPVIGDDTLVVSISQSGETMDTLMAVKYARERGARTLSVCNTQGATIPRESDAVVYTHAGPEVAVASTKAFSAQITALLLLGLHMGRVRGTHADATTEVAELQSLSDKIAQVLSEEQEHVSQLAGWMADTRSVLFLGRHVGYPIALEGALKLKEISYIHAEGFAAGELKHGPIALIEAGQPVFVIVPSPRHSSLIHSKVVSNIQEIRARGARVIVVAEEGDAAVLPFADEVIRIPLAGALFEPVLAVVPLQIFAMALATAKGLDVDQPRNLAKSVTVE
- the coaA gene encoding type I pantothenate kinase — its product is MTDPTLPLSPYRAIDRADWARLAAGLDQPLTETEVVELRGIGDRLDLTEVSEVYLPLSRLLSLYATSTKGLGAATSAFLQEPDSTTPFVVGVAGSVAVGKSTIARLLRELMSRWPGTPRVELVTTDGFLYPNAELERRGLMDRKGFPESYDRRALLSFLTEVKSGADEVRAPFYSHMRYDIIPDATVVVRRPDVVIVEGLNVLQPPPAPNDVAVSDLFDFSIYVDADPAHIAQWYVDRFLALRKGAFTNPSSYFNVFAHLTDDEAVTTAMGYWNDINMPNLLENVLPTRHRATLVLRKGVDHAVERVQLRKV
- the lepB gene encoding signal peptidase I, with translation MSEHAGDAPLPPLWRRITGSTWFHLIAAFVVVGALLSFVAKPYWVPSGSMEQTLQVGDRVLVNRLAYIGDAHPGDGDVIVFDADETWGPHASDDENPLKTVLRRLGEVSGFGPSGEHTLIKRVIAGPGQTVSCCDAEGRMLVDGEPVDEPYVFADFPFEPGALDCETTPSSMRCLPEVTVPEGAYLVLGDHRANSADGAYPCRGRVDPDPGCWRWAHDDDVVGRAVVILFPFDRWSGL